In Candidatus Desulforudis audaxviator MP104C, a genomic segment contains:
- a CDS encoding superoxide dismutase, with the protein MHSLPPLPYAYDALEPHLDEQTVRLHHGAHHKAYVDGLNNAEAKLADARDKGDYALVKHWERELAFHGAGHQLHALFWENMRPDGGGHPHGAIAARIEADFGSFEVFQKYFSTAATVVEGSGWALLCWNRNFGRLEVLTVEKHQNLALWNTVPLLACDVWEHAYYLKYQNKRAAWVEAWWNLVNWEDVNRRLESAGD; encoded by the coding sequence ATGCACAGTCTTCCTCCTCTGCCATACGCCTATGACGCCCTAGAGCCCCACCTGGATGAACAGACCGTGCGGCTGCACCATGGCGCGCACCACAAGGCCTACGTGGACGGCCTGAACAACGCCGAGGCCAAACTGGCTGACGCTCGCGACAAGGGTGACTACGCCCTGGTGAAGCACTGGGAGCGTGAGCTGGCCTTCCACGGCGCCGGTCACCAACTGCACGCCCTGTTCTGGGAAAATATGCGCCCGGACGGAGGCGGACATCCTCATGGCGCCATTGCAGCCCGGATCGAAGCTGACTTCGGGAGCTTTGAGGTCTTCCAAAAGTACTTTTCCACCGCCGCGACGGTGGTCGAGGGTTCCGGCTGGGCCCTGCTCTGCTGGAACCGCAACTTCGGACGCCTGGAGGTACTCACCGTGGAAAAGCACCAGAACTTGGCGCTCTGGAACACGGTGCCGCTCCTGGCCTGCGACGTCTGGGAGCACGCCTACTACTTAAAGTACCAGAACAAGCGCGCCGCCTGGGTTGAAGCCTGGTGGAACCTGGTGAACTGGGAAGATGTGAACCGCCGGCTCGAATCCGCCGGGGACTGA
- the rny gene encoding ribonuclease Y — MLENTAIIIAITTGFVAFIGGYFLRKLLGEMKITSAEERARLVLEEAAKEAESKKREAVVEAKEEILKLRNEVERESRERRSELQRQERRLVQKEESLDRKLEALEKKEENLAKRETELAKMHEELKALHQKELQELERISGLSTEEARQILLQDVEKEIQQEAALLVKEIEGRAKEEADRRARNIISLAIQRCAADHVAESTVAVIPLPNEEMKGRIIGREGRNIRAFETLTGVDLIIDDTPEAVIVSGFDPIRRETARMALEKLISDGRIHPARIEEMVEKARKDMEVQIRDTGEQAAFDANVHGLHPDLIKLLGRLKYRTSYGQNVLKHSVEVAYLAGLMAAELRADEKLARRAGLLHDVGKAVDHEVEGPHVTIGVDLAKKYGESPEVLHAIAAHHGDEEPETVEAVLIQAADAISAARPGARRETLEAYVKRLTKLEDIANSFPGVEKAFAIQAGREIRIMVKPDKVDDLGAVRLVRDIARKIENELEYPGQIKVVIIRETRVVEYAK, encoded by the coding sequence TTGCTTGAAAACACAGCAATAATAATCGCCATCACTACCGGATTCGTAGCATTTATCGGTGGGTATTTCCTGCGCAAGCTGCTGGGTGAGATGAAAATCACGTCCGCGGAGGAGCGGGCCAGGTTGGTACTTGAGGAGGCGGCCAAAGAGGCTGAATCCAAGAAGAGAGAGGCAGTGGTTGAGGCCAAGGAAGAGATCCTGAAACTTCGGAACGAGGTAGAGCGGGAAAGCCGGGAACGGCGCAGTGAGCTGCAGCGCCAGGAACGGCGTCTGGTGCAGAAGGAAGAGAGTCTGGACCGCAAACTAGAAGCCCTGGAGAAAAAGGAGGAAAACCTGGCCAAAAGAGAGACTGAACTGGCTAAAATGCACGAGGAACTGAAGGCGCTGCACCAGAAAGAGCTGCAGGAACTGGAACGGATTTCCGGCCTTTCCACCGAGGAGGCCAGGCAGATTCTGCTGCAGGACGTGGAGAAAGAAATCCAGCAGGAAGCAGCATTGCTGGTCAAGGAGATCGAGGGGCGGGCCAAGGAGGAGGCCGACCGGCGGGCCCGGAATATTATTTCTCTAGCCATTCAACGCTGTGCGGCTGACCATGTGGCCGAATCGACAGTGGCGGTGATCCCGCTGCCCAACGAGGAAATGAAGGGACGGATCATCGGGCGTGAGGGACGCAACATCCGTGCCTTTGAGACCCTGACCGGGGTGGACCTGATTATTGACGACACACCGGAGGCCGTGATCGTGTCAGGATTTGACCCGATCCGCCGGGAAACCGCGCGTATGGCCCTGGAGAAGTTGATCTCGGACGGCCGGATCCATCCGGCCAGAATCGAAGAGATGGTGGAAAAGGCCCGCAAGGACATGGAGGTCCAGATCCGCGATACCGGCGAGCAGGCGGCTTTCGATGCGAACGTGCACGGGTTGCACCCGGATCTGATCAAGCTGCTGGGGCGGTTAAAGTACCGGACGAGCTACGGCCAGAATGTGCTGAAGCATTCGGTCGAGGTCGCCTATCTGGCCGGCTTGATGGCTGCCGAACTGAGGGCGGACGAAAAGCTGGCCCGGCGGGCCGGACTTCTGCACGACGTCGGCAAGGCCGTGGACCACGAGGTGGAGGGTCCCCACGTGACCATCGGCGTCGACTTGGCCAAGAAGTACGGTGAAAGCCCCGAAGTCCTGCACGCCATCGCTGCCCACCACGGCGATGAAGAGCCGGAGACCGTGGAAGCGGTGCTGATTCAGGCCGCCGATGCCATATCGGCCGCCCGTCCGGGAGCCCGGCGCGAAACATTGGAGGCCTACGTCAAGCGGTTGACCAAATTGGAAGATATAGCCAACTCCTTCCCCGGAGTTGAAAAGGCCTTTGCAATCCAGGCTGGTCGTGAGATCCGGATTATGGTCAAGCCGGACAAAGTGGACGACTTGGGTGCGGTACGCCTTGTCCGTGATATCGCGCGTAAGATCGAAAACGAACTTGAATATCCGGGTCAGATCAAGGTTGTC